One genomic window of Candidatus Didemnitutus sp. includes the following:
- a CDS encoding 2-oxoacid:ferredoxin oxidoreductase subunit beta gives MSSAPVSAPLAEAPAIGGPGRAPLAKKTLVSDHPTWCPGCGDFAVLASFYRVLEKLNYPQENIVTFAGIGCSSRFPYFVNSHGGHFIHGRSLPFAAAISLGRDDLHVFAFGGDGDGFSIGGNHLFHAARKNTKMTYVIMDNSVYGLTKKQTSPTSPVGFKSKTDPWGAMEQPVNPMKTLLTAGATFVARSHATQVNHMTEMMLRAAQHDGFSVVEILSECVEFNEGAFDAANPRKGGKWQQIELKKNDGTPEDAARHDPTDEFSAMKLALADAPGYFGVFYEVNRPTKNKLERDLIARTREKTKGASALQLLESTFVKMR, from the coding sequence ATGAGTTCCGCTCCCGTTTCCGCTCCGCTCGCCGAAGCCCCCGCCATCGGCGGCCCCGGCCGCGCGCCCCTCGCCAAGAAAACCCTCGTCTCCGATCACCCGACCTGGTGCCCGGGCTGCGGCGATTTCGCCGTGCTCGCGTCGTTCTACCGCGTGCTCGAGAAGCTGAATTACCCGCAGGAAAACATCGTGACGTTCGCCGGCATCGGCTGCTCGTCGCGCTTCCCCTACTTCGTCAACAGCCACGGCGGCCACTTCATCCACGGCCGCTCGCTGCCATTCGCCGCCGCCATTTCGCTCGGCCGCGACGACCTGCACGTCTTCGCCTTCGGCGGCGACGGCGACGGCTTCTCCATCGGCGGCAACCACCTCTTCCACGCCGCCCGCAAGAACACCAAGATGACCTACGTCATCATGGACAATTCCGTCTACGGCCTGACCAAGAAACAGACCTCGCCCACCTCGCCCGTCGGCTTCAAGTCGAAGACCGATCCGTGGGGCGCGATGGAGCAGCCGGTCAACCCGATGAAGACGCTCCTCACCGCCGGCGCCACCTTCGTCGCCCGTTCGCACGCCACCCAGGTCAACCACATGACCGAGATGATGCTCCGCGCCGCGCAGCACGACGGCTTCTCCGTCGTCGAGATTCTCTCCGAGTGCGTCGAGTTCAACGAAGGCGCCTTCGACGCCGCCAATCCGCGCAAGGGCGGCAAGTGGCAGCAGATCGAACTCAAGAAGAACGACGGCACCCCCGAGGACGCCGCACGTCACGACCCGACGGACGAGTTCTCCGCCATGAAACTCGCCCTCGCCGACGCGCCCGGCTACTTCGGCGTGTTCTACGAGGTGAACCGCCCGACGAAGAACAAACTCGAACGAGACCTCATCGCCCGCACCCGCGAAAAGACCAAGGGCGCCTCCGCGCTCCAGCTCCTCGAGAGCACGTTCGTGAAGATGCGCTGA
- a CDS encoding 2-oxoacid:acceptor oxidoreductase subunit alpha, with protein MVSPNSSTPGGQPGSAVASSADKTTIPDVVIRLAGNSQDGIQSVGGFLARLAGRSDQDVMTYMTIPATISGGPSIFQVRMGTGDILSSGDQADFLVAFYQHSYESHISALRPGGVLIYDTDHVKPNPEDRRFTNVGIPITSATVEAVGGTGKDKGKNIFVLGLIARIFDLDVPKLSQLIKERLGGRGEEAVRNAMMAFDAGYAHPVENLLGHLYRFARATSTGATTSRPAVTMDGNTAMVYGLLAAGVRYGAAYPITPWSSIMEMLRTELPKYGGLFVQAEDEIAAVSHALGFAYSGHLSVTGSSGPGLSLKMEALGWGSMAEIPLICINVQRGGPSTGMPTSVEQSDLLQALYGSHGDTPRVVLAPKDVEDCFYIAMEAARIAKEFSTPVIILTDQALATRIEAFEEPDLKALVKEPVLDLTPAPVDYKPYPLEKWPKHVPPGTRMLSGKYPTVTGLEHDEAGHPSASPVVHAKMNARRREKIKAVAATLPAHEIYGDQSGDALVIGWCSTYGPIREAVNQLRSGDQPIKVGQLHLRHLAPFAPGLAEIFARYKKVVVCEINDEGLHGYGQLAMLLRGAFANPSIVSVTKTDGLTFKVREIVAGVQKHLSA; from the coding sequence ATGGTTAGCCCCAACTCGTCCACGCCGGGCGGACAACCCGGAAGCGCAGTCGCTTCGTCCGCCGATAAAACCACCATTCCGGATGTCGTCATTCGACTAGCCGGCAACTCGCAGGACGGCATCCAGTCCGTCGGCGGCTTCCTCGCCCGCCTCGCGGGCCGTAGCGACCAGGACGTCATGACCTACATGACGATCCCCGCCACCATCTCGGGCGGTCCCTCGATCTTCCAAGTCCGCATGGGCACCGGCGACATCCTGTCGTCGGGCGACCAAGCCGACTTCCTCGTGGCGTTCTACCAACACAGCTACGAATCGCACATCAGCGCGCTCCGTCCGGGCGGCGTGCTCATCTACGACACCGACCACGTCAAACCGAACCCCGAGGACCGCCGCTTCACCAACGTCGGCATCCCGATCACCTCTGCGACCGTCGAAGCCGTCGGCGGCACCGGCAAGGACAAGGGTAAGAACATTTTCGTGCTCGGCCTGATCGCCCGCATCTTCGACCTCGATGTGCCGAAGCTCTCGCAACTCATCAAGGAGCGCCTCGGCGGCCGCGGCGAAGAAGCCGTGCGCAACGCCATGATGGCCTTCGACGCCGGTTACGCCCACCCGGTCGAGAATCTCCTCGGCCACCTCTATCGCTTCGCCCGCGCCACTTCCACCGGAGCCACCACCTCGCGCCCCGCCGTCACGATGGACGGCAACACCGCGATGGTTTACGGCCTGCTCGCTGCCGGCGTCCGCTACGGCGCCGCGTATCCGATCACGCCGTGGTCCTCGATCATGGAAATGCTCCGCACGGAGCTGCCGAAATACGGCGGCCTCTTCGTGCAAGCCGAAGACGAGATCGCCGCCGTGTCGCACGCGCTCGGTTTCGCCTACTCCGGCCACCTCTCCGTCACCGGCAGCTCCGGCCCGGGTCTCTCCCTCAAGATGGAAGCCCTCGGCTGGGGCAGCATGGCGGAAATCCCGCTCATCTGCATCAACGTCCAGCGCGGCGGCCCTTCCACCGGCATGCCGACCAGCGTCGAGCAATCCGACCTCCTCCAAGCGCTCTACGGCTCCCACGGCGACACGCCGCGCGTCGTGCTCGCCCCGAAGGACGTCGAAGATTGCTTCTACATCGCCATGGAGGCCGCGCGCATCGCGAAGGAATTTTCCACGCCGGTCATCATCCTCACCGACCAGGCGCTCGCGACACGCATCGAGGCGTTCGAAGAACCCGACCTGAAGGCTCTCGTCAAAGAGCCCGTGCTCGACCTCACGCCCGCGCCCGTCGACTACAAGCCCTACCCGCTCGAAAAATGGCCGAAGCACGTGCCGCCCGGCACACGCATGCTCTCGGGCAAATACCCGACCGTCACCGGTCTCGAGCACGATGAAGCGGGCCATCCGTCCGCCAGCCCGGTCGTGCACGCGAAGATGAACGCACGCCGCCGCGAAAAGATCAAAGCCGTCGCCGCCACTCTGCCCGCGCACGAGATTTACGGCGACCAATCCGGCGACGCCCTCGTCATCGGCTGGTGCTCCACCTACGGCCCGATCCGCGAAGCGGTGAATCAGCTCCGCAGCGGCGACCAGCCGATCAAGGTCGGCCAGCTCCACCTGCGCCACCTCGCGCCGTTCGCGCCCGGCCTCGCCGAGATCTTCGCGCGCTACAAGAAGGTCGTCGTGTGCGAAATCAACGACGAGGGCCTGCACGGCTACGGTCAGCTCGCCATGCTCCTGCGCGGCGCGTTCGCCAACCCGTCGATCGTCAGCGTCACCAAGACCGACGGTCTCACGTTCAAGGTCCGCGAGATCGTCGCGGGCGTCCAAAAACATCTCTCCGCCTGA